A window of the Henckelia pumila isolate YLH828 chromosome 3, ASM3356847v2, whole genome shotgun sequence genome harbors these coding sequences:
- the LOC140888582 gene encoding uncharacterized protein has product MKETGETWGWFLSLLKLEFKIERDYEWTFMSDKQKGFIQAMREVFPNAEHRFCVRHMHANFRNAGFRGQAFKHAMWECARASTVNEFDRKMKELRELDENAYQWFNDKTPTQWSRSHFQEFPKCDMLLNNGCESFNSVILEAREKPLISMLEWILEYLMQRMQTNRDRAQEKWKGILCPKIEKIIEKTSKKVGDCLPIKADAFHYQISCFDALGTKYSVDLKNHTCGCRKWELSGIPCNHALCAIYTQMLDYHDFTHPYYSVETYKKVYAPVIIPINGRREWQASNYISPLPPIFERSVGRPKKARCRESDEQPQKRRKRNKGKPQLIENANKMKRQQHTLKCSRCGAEGHNKRTCPPTGIVRRKSSLHKDVLIGQSSSSFDMLNVFGDASTAVTMNKTSISSQIETEIMNAYTPNNFSFRGHSNSANDVVPPPSILQFTLVLNLHL; this is encoded by the exons ATGAAAGAGACTGGAGAAACTTGGGGTTGGTTTTTGTCTTTGCTAAAGTTGGAATTCAAAATCGAGAGGGATTATGAATGGACCTTCATGTCAGATAAACAGAAAGGCTTTATCCAAGCAATGCGAGAAGTCTTTCCCAATGCTGAACACAGGTTTTGTGTTAGGCATATGCATGCCAACTTCCGAAACGCCGGTTTTAGGGGACAAGCATTCAAACATGCTATGTGGGAGTGTGCTAGGGCATCAACTGTTAATGAATTTGATAGAAAAATGAAAGAACTCAGAGAACTCGATGAAAATGCCTACCAATGGTTCAATGATAAGACACCTACTCAGTGGAGTAGATCACACTTTCAAGAATTTCCTAAGTGTGACATGCTACTTAATAATGGATGTGAGTCTTTCAACAGTGTCATTTTGGAAGCAAGGGAGAAACCATTAATTTCTATGTTGGAATGGATACTGGAGTATTTAATGCAAAGAATGCAAactaatagagatagagctcaagAGAAGTGGAAAGGGATACTTTGTCCCAAGATTGAAAAAATCATAGAAAAGACAAGTAAAAAAGTTGGAGATTGTCTTCCTATTAAAGCTGATGCATTTCATTATCAAATTTCATGCTTTGATGCACTTGGAACCAAATATAGTGTAGATTTGAAAAATCATACCTGTGGATGTAGGAAATGGGAATTGTCTGGAATTCCATGCAATCATGCTTTATGTGCTATCTACACACAAATGCTGGATTACCATGACTTCACACATCCATATTACAGTGTTGAGACCTATAAAAAAGTGTATGCTCCTGTTATTATACCTATAAATGGTAGGCGTGAGTGGCAAGCTTCTAACTATATTTCTCCACTTCCACCAATATTTGAAAGAAGTGTTGGTAGGCCTAAGAAAGCAAGATGTAGGGAAAGTGATGAACAACCACAAAAGAGAAGAAAGAGAAATAAGGGTAAACCGCAGTTGATTGAAAATGCCAATAAGATGAAACGACAACAACATACACTCAAGTGTAGTCGGTGTGGGGCCGAAGGCCATAACAAAAGAACTTGTCCTCCCACTGGTATA GTGAGGAGGAAATCGTCTCTCCATAAGGATGTACTTATTGGACAATCCTCAAGTTCTTTTGATATGTTAAAT GTGTTTGGTGATGCATCTACGGCTGTAACTATGAACAAAACAAGCATATCATCTCAAATTGAAACTGAAATCATGAACGCT TACACTCCAAACAACTTTAGCTTCAGGGGACACTCAAATTCCGCTAATGATGTTGTCCCACCACCTTCAAT ACTTCAGTTTACTTTAGTTCTGAATCTGCATCTGTAG
- the LOC140888583 gene encoding protein AGENET DOMAIN (AGD)-CONTAINING P1-like, translating to MMYFRQGDRVEVASKEDGFVGSYYKATVVAPIPRHNQYVVEYKTLVEDHDMSTPLREVVDATEVRPRPPALYKAKFRLGDRVDAFDNDGWWVGTVSGADLNEGKYYVYFEIFGVEIGYDAKKLRVHQDWNNGRWKNMSAGPFNL from the coding sequence ATGATGTATTTTCGGCAAGGAGACCGTGTGGAAGTCGCAAGCAAAGAGGATGGGTTCGTGGGTTCCTACTACAAGGCCACCGTCGTCGCGCCGATTCCGAGACACAACCAATACGTGGTGGAGTACAAAACCCTCGTTGAAGATCATGATATGTCCACGCCACTTCGAGAGGTTGTCGACGCCACCGAAGTCCGGCCACGGCCCCCCGCGTTGTACAAGGCCAAATTCAGGCTCGGCGACCGTGTCGACGCTTTTGATAACGACGGATGGTGGGTCGGGACCGTGAGCGGAGCGGATCTCAATGAAGGAAAGTATTATGTTTACTTTGAGATTTTCGGGGTGGAGATTGGCTACGATGCGAAGAAATTGAGAGTTCATCAAGATTGGAATAATGGAAGATGGAAGAATATGTCTGCAGGCCCTTTCAACTTGTAG